Proteins encoded by one window of Hafnia alvei:
- the paaX gene encoding phenylacetic acid degradation operon negative regulatory protein PaaX — translation MEHKIDDFIRHALDAQPISGTSLIISLYGDALSHRGGEVWLGSLSALLEPLGFGDRFVRTSIFRLQKEGWLDVIKLGRRSFYRVTERGMNQFRHAESKIYLSEQPEWDGQWDLLLLEMASKAERVRLKKGLSWLGFGQMNSSLMAAPAREQNDVPAMLSELNASESVIYFRADYPYNRSEQSLKELVSTSWSLNEVAEYYHEFIASFRPLMTLLRDTPEEELTPERCFQLRLLLIHYYRRVVLKDPLLPDALLPNQWEGQIARNLCINIYQRIDHAATRYVSEKTETTIGELPQPAVAYYRRFGGLPRESPTP, via the coding sequence ATGGAACACAAAATTGACGACTTTATTCGTCATGCGCTGGATGCCCAGCCGATCAGCGGTACGTCACTGATTATCTCGTTGTATGGCGATGCACTCAGCCATCGTGGCGGTGAAGTTTGGTTAGGTAGCCTGAGTGCGCTGCTTGAGCCGCTTGGGTTTGGCGATCGTTTCGTCCGTACCTCCATTTTTCGGCTGCAAAAAGAGGGATGGCTGGACGTCATAAAATTAGGCCGTCGCAGCTTCTATCGCGTCACCGAGCGCGGCATGAATCAGTTTCGTCATGCAGAAAGCAAAATCTATCTCAGCGAACAGCCTGAATGGGATGGACAGTGGGATTTGTTGTTGCTCGAAATGGCAAGTAAAGCAGAGCGAGTTCGGCTGAAAAAGGGACTCAGCTGGCTTGGTTTTGGTCAAATGAACAGTTCGCTGATGGCGGCTCCCGCACGCGAACAGAACGACGTTCCCGCCATGCTAAGCGAGTTGAACGCCAGCGAATCAGTGATCTATTTCCGTGCGGACTATCCTTACAACCGCTCGGAACAGAGCTTGAAAGAGCTAGTTTCTACTAGTTGGTCCCTGAATGAAGTTGCAGAGTATTATCATGAGTTTATCGCCTCGTTTCGCCCGCTCATGACGCTGCTGCGTGATACACCAGAAGAAGAACTCACCCCTGAGCGCTGCTTTCAGCTGCGTTTACTGTTGATCCACTACTATCGCCGCGTGGTTTTGAAAGATCCGCTGTTGCCCGATGCGCTTTTGCCGAACCAGTGGGAAGGACAGATCGCCCGTAATCTGTGTATCAATATTTACCAACGCATCGATCATGCCGCCACGCGCTATGTGAGTGAGAAAACAGAAACCACCATCGGTGAACTCCCCCAGCCAGCGGTCGCCTACTATCGGCGCTTTGGCGGATTACCCCGAGAAAGCCCTACACCTTAA
- the paaK gene encoding phenylacetate--CoA ligase PaaK: MTKTLPHIDPIEFASCDEIQALQLERMKWTLHHAYNNVPMYKRKFDAAGVHPDDFKQLSDIAKFPYTTKQDLRDNYPFDTFAVPMEQVVRVHASSGTTGRPTVVGYTQQDIDNWADIVARCLRSAGATAKDKIHVAYGYGLFTGGLGAHYGAERLGATVIPMSGGQTEKQAQLILDFKPDVIMVTPSYCLTLIDELERKMGGDARGCSLRLGVFGAEPWTDSLRSEIETRMGIKALDIYGLSEVMGPGVAMECAEYADGPTIWEDHFYPEIIHPDSCHVLPDGEAGELVFTTLTKEAMPVIRYRTRDLTRLLPGSARNMRRMDKITGRSDDMLIIRGVNVFPSQLEEQIMKFRELSPHYQLEVTRKGNLDNLSVKVELKEPNVLNHDQRCDICHQLRHHIKSMVGVSTQVSIVNCGDIPRSEGKAVRVVDCRGR; encoded by the coding sequence ATGACTAAAACATTACCGCACATTGATCCGATTGAATTCGCCTCATGTGATGAAATTCAGGCATTGCAGCTAGAGCGTATGAAGTGGACGCTGCATCACGCCTATAACAACGTGCCGATGTACAAACGCAAATTCGATGCGGCTGGCGTTCATCCTGATGACTTTAAGCAACTGAGCGATATTGCGAAATTCCCCTATACCACCAAGCAGGATCTGCGCGACAACTACCCTTTCGACACCTTCGCAGTGCCGATGGAACAGGTGGTTCGCGTGCATGCGTCATCGGGAACGACCGGTCGCCCAACGGTAGTCGGTTATACCCAGCAGGATATCGATAACTGGGCGGATATTGTGGCCCGCTGTTTGCGTTCCGCAGGAGCAACGGCCAAAGATAAAATTCATGTGGCCTACGGTTATGGGCTATTCACCGGAGGTTTAGGCGCGCATTACGGCGCTGAGCGACTCGGCGCAACCGTCATCCCGATGTCCGGCGGACAAACGGAAAAACAGGCGCAGCTCATTCTCGACTTCAAACCCGATGTCATCATGGTGACGCCTTCTTATTGCCTGACGCTGATTGACGAGCTCGAGCGCAAAATGGGCGGTGATGCCCGCGGTTGTTCACTGCGCTTGGGCGTATTCGGCGCGGAGCCTTGGACCGATTCTCTGCGTAGCGAAATCGAAACCCGTATGGGGATTAAAGCGCTAGATATTTATGGACTGTCTGAAGTGATGGGCCCTGGTGTAGCGATGGAGTGCGCCGAATATGCCGACGGCCCAACAATCTGGGAAGATCATTTCTATCCAGAGATCATTCATCCCGATAGCTGCCATGTGCTGCCAGACGGTGAAGCGGGAGAGTTGGTTTTCACCACCCTAACCAAAGAGGCGATGCCGGTGATCCGCTATCGCACCCGCGATCTTACCCGCTTGCTGCCGGGATCGGCACGCAATATGCGCCGTATGGATAAGATCACCGGCCGATCTGACGATATGTTAATTATTCGCGGCGTAAACGTGTTCCCTTCTCAGCTTGAAGAACAAATTATGAAGTTCCGCGAGCTGTCGCCGCACTACCAGTTGGAAGTCACGCGCAAAGGCAATTTGGATAACCTGTCGGTCAAAGTTGAACTGAAAGAGCCTAACGTTCTCAACCACGACCAGCGCTGTGATATCTGCCATCAGCTGCGCCACCATATTAAATCGATGGTCGGCGTGAGTACTCAGGTCAGCATCGTCAACTGCGGTGATATTCCGCGTTCAGAGGGCAAAGCCGTTCGCGTGGTGGATTGTCGGGGGCGGTAA
- the pcaF gene encoding 3-oxoadipyl-CoA thiolase, with amino-acid sequence MNHAFICDGVRTPIGRYAGALASLRADDLAAIPLQALIARYPALDWERVDDVILGCANQAGEDNRNVARMAALLAGLPQTVSGTTINRLCGSGLDALAFAARSIKAGDAQLMLAGGAESMTRAPLVMGKADSAFSRQAQIFDTTIGWRFVNPLMQGAFGTDSMPETAENVAAQFNISRADQDAFALRSQQRTAKAQASGVLGQEIVPVVLKGKKGAEIRVTQDEHPRPETTLEQLQNLKTPFRMPGSVTAGNASGVNDGAAALIVASEALAITQGLTPRARIVATATCGVEPRIMGIGPLPATRKVLELAGLSLNQMDVIELNEAFAAQSLAVMRQLGLPDDAEHVNPNGGAIALGHPLGMSGARLALAATFELERRGGRYALCTMCIGVGQGIAMIIERV; translated from the coding sequence ATGAATCACGCTTTTATCTGCGACGGCGTTCGCACCCCTATTGGCCGCTATGCCGGTGCATTAGCCAGCCTGCGAGCCGATGATTTGGCGGCTATTCCATTGCAAGCCTTGATCGCTCGCTACCCCGCGTTGGACTGGGAACGCGTCGATGACGTGATCCTCGGCTGCGCCAATCAGGCGGGAGAAGACAACCGTAACGTAGCCCGTATGGCGGCGTTATTGGCGGGATTACCACAAACCGTTTCTGGCACCACCATCAATCGCCTGTGCGGGTCTGGTTTAGACGCTCTGGCCTTTGCTGCTCGCAGCATTAAAGCCGGTGACGCTCAGCTGATGTTGGCCGGCGGCGCGGAATCCATGACGCGCGCTCCGCTGGTGATGGGTAAAGCCGACAGCGCCTTCAGCCGTCAGGCACAAATATTCGATACCACCATCGGCTGGCGCTTTGTTAATCCGCTCATGCAAGGGGCTTTTGGCACTGACTCCATGCCGGAAACCGCCGAAAACGTAGCCGCTCAGTTCAATATCAGCCGCGCCGATCAGGATGCCTTTGCACTGCGCAGCCAACAGCGTACTGCGAAAGCGCAGGCTTCAGGCGTGTTAGGGCAAGAAATTGTTCCGGTAGTGTTGAAAGGTAAAAAAGGAGCGGAAATCCGCGTGACGCAGGATGAGCATCCTCGTCCAGAAACCACGCTGGAGCAATTGCAAAACCTGAAAACGCCGTTCCGTATGCCGGGCAGCGTGACAGCCGGAAATGCCTCGGGCGTTAACGACGGCGCCGCCGCACTGATTGTGGCATCCGAAGCACTGGCTATCACGCAGGGACTGACACCAAGAGCACGCATTGTCGCCACCGCCACCTGCGGCGTTGAACCACGCATTATGGGGATCGGTCCGCTTCCGGCAACGCGCAAAGTGCTGGAACTGGCCGGTTTAAGCCTGAACCAAATGGACGTTATTGAACTTAACGAAGCCTTTGCGGCGCAGTCTCTGGCCGTGATGCGTCAGCTTGGCCTTCCTGACGATGCCGAACACGTGAACCCAAACGGCGGTGCCATTGCACTCGGTCATCCGCTTGGCATGAGCGGTGCACGTTTGGCCTTGGCAGCCACTTTTGAACTGGAACGGCGCGGCGGGCGCTACGCACTTTGCACCATGTGCATCGGCGTAGGGCAAGGCATCGCCATGATTATCGAGCGTGTCTGA
- the paaI gene encoding hydroxyphenylacetyl-CoA thioesterase PaaI has translation MNASSPTHLAQRCAEQMFAQDTCAQSMGMTIDRVDSGFAQVSMTIAPNMLNGHQTCHGGQLFSLADTAFAYACNSQGLAAVASGCSIDFIRPGFSGDRLTACAEVRHQGKKTGLYDVEITNQDGKTVAWFRGRAHRLGHPLLEQQGEQP, from the coding sequence ATGAACGCCTCATCGCCGACTCATCTAGCACAACGCTGCGCCGAACAGATGTTTGCTCAAGATACCTGCGCGCAATCCATGGGGATGACCATCGACCGCGTTGATAGCGGCTTCGCTCAGGTCAGCATGACTATCGCCCCCAATATGCTTAACGGGCATCAAACCTGTCACGGCGGGCAACTTTTCAGCCTCGCCGATACGGCGTTTGCCTATGCCTGCAACAGCCAAGGATTAGCCGCCGTGGCTTCTGGCTGCTCTATTGATTTTATCCGCCCCGGATTTAGCGGCGATCGTCTAACCGCCTGTGCCGAAGTGCGCCATCAGGGCAAGAAAACCGGCCTATACGACGTTGAGATCACTAACCAAGATGGCAAAACCGTCGCATGGTTCCGCGGCCGTGCGCATCGTCTTGGTCATCCCCTTTTAGAACAGCAAGGAGAGCAGCCATGA
- a CDS encoding 3-hydroxyacyl-CoA dehydrogenase, which translates to MSSPLLQGSVGMIGAGTMGIGIAQVAASAGHHVMLFDVNAEASSRALNALHQRLQQRVDAGKADADTTQQLLARIQIVTVLTELASCALVIEAIAERLEIKQSLFRDLEAICSPQTLFASNTSSLSITAIASALKHPQRMAGLHFFNPAPVMKLVEIVRGLETDADTLNALRELAVAWKKQPVVCRSTPGFIVNRVARPFYAETLRALEEQIATPATLDAVLRDAGGFAMGPLQLTDLIGHDVNYAVTESVFHAFGSDPRFQPSLVQKELVEAGHLGRKSDRGFYRYPSDVQPVIAEFAPIETGAMPQRISAHGRWSALPEFAALLQQNGIAIEERKESTESSPFLRLDEVTLMLSNGKLSSKIAVETRTPVVQFDLSVNHQQASAIAISAASGNSTAQTALVIRFLQSLGKNVIVLPDYPALLTLRTVAMLCNEALDVVNKGIASVEDIDLAMRLGVNYPAGPLAWGNQLGWQHILTTLENLNHFYADTRYRPAPLLRQLAAGYVSLATQEHH; encoded by the coding sequence ATGTCTTCTCCTTTGCTACAAGGCTCCGTTGGCATGATTGGCGCAGGAACAATGGGTATTGGCATTGCTCAGGTTGCCGCCAGCGCAGGCCATCATGTGATGCTGTTTGACGTTAACGCCGAAGCTTCGTCGCGTGCGTTAAACGCTTTACATCAACGCCTGCAACAGCGCGTGGACGCAGGTAAAGCAGATGCTGATACCACGCAACAGCTTTTAGCGCGTATTCAAATTGTCACCGTGCTCACCGAGCTGGCTTCTTGTGCTTTAGTGATCGAAGCGATCGCCGAGCGTTTAGAGATCAAACAGAGCCTGTTTCGCGATCTGGAAGCAATTTGTTCGCCACAAACGCTGTTTGCTAGCAACACCTCTTCGCTATCAATTACCGCCATTGCCAGCGCGCTGAAACACCCGCAGCGTATGGCTGGATTACATTTTTTCAATCCCGCGCCGGTGATGAAACTGGTCGAGATTGTACGTGGTTTGGAAACCGATGCGGATACGCTCAATGCGCTACGAGAATTGGCCGTGGCATGGAAAAAACAGCCTGTGGTTTGTCGTTCGACGCCTGGCTTTATCGTTAACCGCGTTGCGCGTCCTTTCTATGCGGAAACCCTGCGGGCGTTAGAAGAACAGATAGCGACACCGGCCACGCTGGATGCCGTGCTGCGTGATGCGGGCGGCTTTGCGATGGGGCCCTTACAGCTAACCGATTTAATTGGCCACGACGTGAACTATGCGGTAACGGAATCGGTGTTTCATGCCTTCGGCTCCGATCCGCGCTTTCAGCCCTCATTGGTGCAGAAAGAGCTGGTGGAAGCTGGGCATTTAGGGCGTAAAAGCGACCGGGGTTTTTACCGCTACCCGAGCGACGTTCAGCCTGTTATCGCTGAGTTTGCACCGATTGAAACTGGCGCAATGCCGCAACGAATTAGCGCGCATGGGCGCTGGTCGGCGCTGCCTGAATTTGCTGCGCTGTTGCAACAAAATGGGATCGCGATTGAAGAACGCAAAGAGAGTACCGAATCGTCTCCTTTTTTGCGCCTCGATGAAGTTACACTTATGTTAAGCAATGGTAAATTATCTTCGAAAATCGCCGTAGAAACGAGAACGCCCGTTGTTCAATTCGATCTTTCAGTGAATCATCAACAGGCTTCAGCCATCGCTATTAGCGCGGCCAGCGGTAATAGCACGGCGCAAACGGCGTTAGTGATTCGCTTCCTGCAATCCTTAGGCAAAAACGTCATTGTTCTTCCTGATTATCCCGCGTTGTTAACCCTGCGTACGGTTGCCATGTTGTGCAACGAAGCGCTCGACGTGGTGAATAAAGGGATCGCCAGCGTCGAAGATATCGATTTGGCGATGCGTCTGGGAGTGAATTATCCCGCAGGCCCCTTAGCCTGGGGCAACCAGCTTGGCTGGCAGCATATTCTCACCACGCTCGAAAACCTTAATCACTTCTATGCCGATACCCGCTATCGCCCAGCGCCGCTATTGCGCCAACTGGCGGCTGGCTATGTGTCGCTTGCCACTCAGGAGCACCATTGA
- the paaG gene encoding 2-(1,2-epoxy-1,2-dihydrophenyl)acetyl-CoA isomerase PaaG codes for MTSSDENMVLTHIEAGVLTITLNRPDRLNSFNDEMHRQLSEALKIAERDEAVRCILFTGAGRGFCAGQDLNDRNVSVEQAAPDLGLSVERFYNPLIRRMTALPKPIVCAVNGVAAGAGAAIALACDIVIASANASFIQSFCRLGLVPDSGGSWFLPRLAGHARAMGMALLGDKISAQQALEWGMIWQVVEPEMLAARTQELAQHLATQPTYGLGLIKKAMYSAATNTLDQQLDLERDLQRLGGRSEDYREGVSAFFQKRQPEFKGK; via the coding sequence ATGACTTCCTCTGATGAAAACATGGTACTTACCCACATTGAGGCTGGCGTTCTGACTATCACGCTCAATCGCCCCGACCGCTTAAACAGCTTCAATGACGAAATGCACCGTCAGCTTAGCGAAGCATTAAAAATTGCCGAACGCGATGAGGCCGTGCGCTGCATTCTGTTCACCGGTGCCGGACGGGGTTTCTGTGCCGGACAAGATCTGAACGATCGTAACGTCAGCGTTGAGCAAGCGGCTCCCGATCTGGGGCTGTCCGTGGAGCGTTTCTATAATCCGCTGATCCGCCGTATGACCGCCCTGCCAAAGCCGATCGTTTGCGCAGTGAACGGCGTTGCCGCCGGTGCCGGTGCCGCCATTGCTTTAGCCTGTGACATTGTGATCGCCAGCGCTAACGCCAGTTTTATTCAGTCATTTTGCCGTTTAGGTCTGGTGCCAGACTCCGGCGGCAGCTGGTTCTTACCCCGCTTAGCCGGCCATGCGCGCGCCATGGGAATGGCGTTGTTGGGCGATAAGATCAGCGCTCAGCAAGCGTTGGAATGGGGCATGATTTGGCAAGTTGTTGAACCCGAAATGCTCGCTGCACGCACACAAGAACTCGCTCAGCACCTCGCAACCCAGCCAACCTATGGCTTGGGATTAATTAAAAAAGCGATGTACAGCGCTGCCACCAACACGCTCGACCAACAGCTGGATCTTGAACGCGATCTACAACGCCTCGGCGGCCGTAGCGAAGACTACCGCGAAGGCGTGAGTGCGTTCTTCCAGAAACGTCAGCCTGAATTTAAGGGGAAATAA
- the paaF gene encoding 2,3-dehydroadipyl-CoA hydratase PaaF, protein MSNDWILRHQQQRVLTLTLNRPDARNALSTACLELLVSHLENADSDDSIGAVVITGSSRCFAAGADLRELQQQKVADAIIDRRPQVWQRFNAISKPIIAAVNGYALGAGCELALACDIVVSGENARFGLPEITLGLIPGAGGTQRLLRSVGKSLATQMVLTGEPINAQQARDAQLISEICVTELTLERAQQIATRISQQSPLALRAAKSALKAAQETTLSQGLNLERQHFVSLAGTDDRAEGIAAFFEKRSPEFKGR, encoded by the coding sequence ATGAGCAACGACTGGATTTTACGCCACCAGCAACAGCGGGTTTTAACCCTAACGCTTAATCGTCCTGATGCACGTAACGCCCTGAGCACCGCCTGTTTAGAGTTGTTAGTCAGTCATTTAGAAAACGCCGATAGCGATGACAGCATTGGTGCCGTGGTGATCACCGGTTCCTCGCGCTGCTTTGCCGCCGGTGCCGATTTACGCGAGCTCCAGCAACAAAAAGTAGCAGACGCCATTATCGACCGTCGCCCACAGGTATGGCAGCGCTTCAATGCCATCAGCAAACCGATTATCGCCGCCGTCAATGGCTACGCGCTTGGCGCAGGCTGTGAGCTAGCGCTGGCCTGCGACATCGTGGTGAGCGGTGAAAATGCGCGCTTCGGGCTGCCTGAGATCACCCTAGGGTTGATACCCGGCGCCGGAGGTACCCAACGTTTGCTGCGCAGCGTCGGGAAATCTCTCGCCACGCAGATGGTGCTGACCGGTGAGCCAATTAACGCGCAACAGGCGCGCGATGCACAACTCATCAGCGAAATCTGCGTTACCGAACTGACGCTGGAACGCGCCCAGCAAATTGCCACACGCATTAGCCAGCAATCACCGCTCGCACTACGTGCGGCCAAATCGGCGCTTAAGGCTGCGCAGGAAACCACGCTTTCACAGGGATTAAATCTGGAGCGCCAGCATTTTGTCTCATTGGCGGGAACTGACGATCGCGCAGAAGGCATCGCCGCCTTTTTTGAAAAACGTTCACCTGAATTTAAAGGACGCTAA
- the paaE gene encoding 1,2-phenylacetyl-CoA epoxidase subunit PaaE has product MTVFHRLSIAAIERETPEAVAITLRVPDELKTHYRYKPGQHLTLKANVNGEELRRCYSICSSPQDGVLQIGVKTIHQGRFSSFVNQQLNVGDALEVMLPQGRFGYQPTGEHQGNYLAIAAGSGITPMLSIIKTTLLLEPKSEFTLIYGNRTSRSIMFKEALCDLKNRFPQRLQILYLFSQESLDSPLLNGRIDSERLNLMGKSLLDFTTFDQAFICGPESMMDDAHTTLEAAGMAAENIHSERFNTAGISVRPANMTEREQTMVEIQLDGRRVNIAMSAQDDSILDAALRQGADLPYACKGGVCATCKCKLKSGEVEMGVNYSLEPDQLAAGYILSCQSWPKGDGVVLDFDV; this is encoded by the coding sequence ATGACCGTATTTCACCGTTTAAGTATTGCCGCCATTGAGCGGGAAACCCCAGAGGCCGTGGCGATCACGCTGCGAGTGCCCGACGAGTTAAAAACGCATTACCGTTATAAGCCGGGGCAACATCTCACGCTCAAGGCCAACGTTAACGGCGAAGAACTGCGTCGCTGTTACTCTATTTGCAGCTCACCACAGGATGGCGTGCTCCAGATTGGCGTGAAAACTATCCATCAAGGGCGTTTTTCTTCTTTCGTCAATCAGCAGCTCAACGTGGGCGATGCGCTAGAAGTAATGTTGCCACAGGGGCGCTTTGGCTATCAGCCTACTGGCGAACATCAAGGCAACTATCTGGCTATCGCGGCAGGTTCGGGCATCACCCCGATGCTCTCGATCATTAAAACCACGCTGCTTTTGGAGCCAAAAAGCGAATTCACCCTGATCTACGGCAACCGCACCAGCCGCTCCATCATGTTTAAAGAAGCGCTGTGCGATCTCAAAAACCGCTTCCCGCAGCGTTTACAAATTCTCTATTTGTTTAGCCAAGAAAGCTTGGACAGTCCGCTGCTTAATGGCCGTATCGACAGCGAACGTTTAAACCTGATGGGCAAATCACTGCTGGATTTCACCACGTTCGATCAAGCGTTTATCTGCGGCCCTGAAAGCATGATGGACGATGCCCACACCACGCTCGAAGCCGCAGGAATGGCGGCGGAAAATATTCACAGTGAACGCTTTAACACCGCCGGTATCAGCGTTCGCCCTGCGAATATGACCGAACGAGAGCAAACCATGGTGGAAATCCAGTTGGATGGCCGCCGCGTGAATATCGCCATGAGCGCACAGGATGACAGCATTCTGGACGCGGCGCTGCGCCAAGGTGCCGATTTACCCTATGCCTGCAAAGGCGGCGTATGCGCTACCTGCAAATGCAAACTCAAATCTGGCGAAGTGGAAATGGGGGTGAATTACAGCCTTGAACCCGACCAGCTCGCAGCCGGTTATATCCTCAGTTGCCAGTCGTGGCCGAAAGGCGACGGCGTAGTGCTCGACTTCGACGTCTAA
- the paaD gene encoding 1,2-phenylacetyl-CoA epoxidase subunit PaaD has translation MEQRQPLNSLLTPEIHQIWQCLHEISDPELPVLSITDLGMVRGVAPLKNGWLVTFTPTYSGCPATEFLIDAIQTTLTAAGFSPIKVEIRLSPAWTTDWMNAEAKKRLREYGVAPPQGLACEKPLSSGAVQCPQCGSHETQKISEFGSTACKALYRCKQCLEPFDYFKCI, from the coding sequence ATGGAACAACGTCAACCACTCAATAGCCTGTTAACGCCAGAGATCCATCAGATCTGGCAGTGCCTGCACGAGATTAGCGATCCTGAGTTGCCGGTACTCTCGATCACCGATCTTGGCATGGTGCGCGGCGTTGCCCCTCTGAAAAACGGCTGGCTGGTCACGTTTACCCCCACCTACTCCGGCTGCCCCGCAACGGAGTTTCTCATCGATGCGATTCAAACCACGCTAACCGCCGCTGGCTTTTCCCCGATCAAGGTTGAAATCCGGCTCAGTCCGGCATGGACAACCGACTGGATGAATGCCGAGGCCAAAAAGCGCCTGCGTGAATACGGCGTTGCGCCTCCGCAAGGGCTGGCCTGTGAAAAGCCGCTCTCCTCCGGCGCGGTGCAGTGCCCGCAATGCGGCAGCCATGAAACTCAGAAGATCAGCGAATTTGGCTCCACCGCCTGTAAAGCGTTGTACCGCTGCAAGCAGTGTCTTGAGCCTTTCGATTACTTCAAATGCATTTAA
- the paaC gene encoding 1,2-phenylacetyl-CoA epoxidase subunit PaaC produces the protein MTTLNQDLIQYVLRQADTPLILAQRLCAWCGHAPELEIDLALSNIGLDLLGQARNFYSYAAELSGENVDEDSLAFGRDDLAFCNLLLAEQPNGGFNDTLVRQFFLDTYHFLLHQGLSQSSDPQLAAIGAKSLKEAEYHLRFSRSWMIRLGDGTELSQKKMQQAINDLWRFTGELFHSDDVERRLAEQGIAVNPESLQAPWLQIVQQVLQEATLQLPEGEAYRHGGKQGKHTEHLGFMLAEMQFLQRAYPGCRW, from the coding sequence ATGACAACGTTAAATCAAGACCTCATCCAATACGTACTACGCCAAGCCGATACGCCGCTCATTTTAGCCCAGCGCCTATGTGCATGGTGCGGCCATGCGCCAGAGCTAGAAATCGACCTCGCGCTCTCCAACATCGGGCTGGATCTGCTTGGGCAGGCTCGCAACTTCTACAGCTATGCCGCCGAATTATCCGGTGAGAACGTCGACGAAGATAGTTTGGCATTTGGGCGTGACGATCTGGCGTTCTGCAATCTGCTTTTAGCTGAACAGCCGAACGGCGGCTTTAACGACACCTTGGTGCGCCAGTTTTTCCTCGATACCTATCATTTTCTGCTGCACCAAGGCTTAAGCCAAAGCAGCGATCCACAGCTTGCCGCTATCGGTGCCAAATCACTGAAAGAGGCTGAATACCACCTACGTTTCAGCCGTAGCTGGATGATCCGTCTTGGTGACGGCACCGAACTGAGCCAGAAAAAAATGCAGCAGGCGATCAACGATCTGTGGCGTTTCACCGGCGAACTGTTCCACAGCGACGACGTGGAACGTCGTCTCGCTGAGCAAGGCATCGCCGTCAATCCTGAAAGCCTTCAGGCACCGTGGCTGCAAATCGTACAGCAAGTTCTGCAAGAAGCCACGTTACAGCTTCCTGAAGGAGAGGCCTACCGCCACGGCGGAAAACAAGGCAAACACACGGAACATCTTGGATTCATGCTGGCCGAAATGCAGTTTCTACAGCGCGCTTATCCGGGCTGTCGCTGGTAA
- the paaB gene encoding 1,2-phenylacetyl-CoA epoxidase subunit PaaB encodes MTQAHWPLYEVFIRSKQGLAHRHVGSLHAADDQMALENARDAYTRRNEGCSIWVVKSEHLVASQPEDRAAFFDPSDDKVYRHPTFYTIPDGIKNM; translated from the coding sequence ATGACTCAAGCACACTGGCCACTTTACGAAGTTTTTATTCGTAGCAAACAAGGATTAGCCCACCGCCACGTTGGCAGCCTGCATGCCGCAGACGATCAAATGGCGCTGGAAAACGCGCGCGATGCATACACCCGCCGCAACGAAGGCTGTTCAATCTGGGTGGTGAAATCGGAGCATTTAGTGGCATCGCAGCCGGAAGATCGCGCCGCATTCTTTGATCCGTCTGACGATAAGGTCTACCGCCATCCGACGTTTTACACCATTCCTGACGGCATCAAGAACATGTGA